Proteins co-encoded in one Halodesulfovibrio sp. MK-HDV genomic window:
- a CDS encoding isoaspartyl peptidase/L-asparaginase family protein: MEPKIIVHGGAWTIPDDRKQAHLDGCRSAVEAAYPLLLQGASALDAVQAAINVLEKDETFDAGRGAVLNADGQIELDASIMDGSDLNFGAVAGVRRFMTPVDIARKVLETEFCFLIGEGAERFAREQGLAECDPRDLFVERELQLYEKLRSQDGYSTHDAFAPMPKGTVGAVAIDKDGNIAASTSTGGTPYKLPGRVGDSPICGAGLYADSELGGASCTGFGEGVIRTLMCSKACEYLKHQDATEAATEAINMLYRRVAGHAGIILLDKDGNYGIYHNTDHMAHAYVLPDGTIYTTVHMGK, from the coding sequence ATGGAACCGAAAATTATTGTTCACGGTGGTGCATGGACAATTCCGGACGATCGCAAGCAAGCTCACCTTGACGGGTGCCGCAGTGCTGTTGAGGCAGCCTATCCTTTGCTGTTGCAGGGTGCGAGTGCTCTTGATGCTGTTCAGGCTGCTATTAATGTTCTTGAGAAGGATGAAACTTTCGACGCGGGTCGTGGCGCGGTCTTGAATGCAGACGGCCAGATAGAACTTGATGCTTCCATCATGGACGGCAGTGACTTAAATTTTGGTGCAGTCGCCGGTGTGCGTCGTTTTATGACGCCGGTCGACATAGCACGTAAGGTTCTGGAAACAGAATTTTGTTTTTTGATCGGAGAAGGTGCCGAACGTTTTGCTCGCGAACAGGGACTGGCAGAATGTGATCCACGTGACTTGTTTGTTGAGCGTGAATTGCAGCTGTATGAAAAGCTTCGCAGTCAGGACGGATATTCAACGCATGATGCTTTTGCTCCAATGCCGAAAGGTACTGTGGGCGCGGTTGCTATCGATAAAGATGGTAATATAGCGGCATCAACATCCACTGGCGGCACTCCGTACAAGCTGCCTGGACGAGTTGGTGATTCTCCAATTTGCGGCGCGGGGCTTTACGCTGATAGCGAACTTGGCGGGGCATCCTGCACAGGATTTGGTGAAGGCGTTATCCGTACACTTATGTGCTCCAAAGCTTGTGAGTACTTGAAACACCAAGATGCAACAGAGGCTGCTACTGAAGCAATCAACATGTTGTATCGTCGAGTTGCTGGCCATGCAGGCATTATCTTGTTGGATAAAGACGGTAACTACGGAATTTATCACAACACAGATCATATGGCACACGCGTATGTTTTACCGGATGGTACTATTTATACAACAGTTCATATGGGCAAATAA
- the glgB gene encoding 1,4-alpha-glucan branching protein GlgB encodes MRGTLKSVPAFFEPFDLYLFGEGTHWDLYRFLGAHPTEMDGEQGYRFAVWAPNAQEVHVAGDFNGWHFRNLPLFPVGVSGVWAAFISGVEKGQYYKYSIVGKDGRDVYKVDPLAFHCELRPGVASCTWDLDNHTWEDDTWMENRRQQGPPLDKPISIYEVHLGSWCRDHDPEGNGFLRYGKIAELLIDYVTDMGFTHVELLPVAEHPLDESWGYQTSNYFAPTSRFGTPEEFKGFVDALHNAGIGVYLDWVPAHFPKDDWCLGRFDGSALYEHLDPQLGEHPDWGTYIFNYGRHEVRNFLFANALYWLREFHIDGLRIDAVASMLYLDYSRCQGEWCPNKYGGRENLDAVDFLRELNRVAHEQFPGVAMIAEESTSWPGVSRPLYTGGLGFTFKWNMGWMNDSLNYFSTDPVYRSYNHNSLTFTMLYAFSENFVLPLSHDEVVHGKGTLLSKMTGDVWQKQANLRLLYAYMWAHPGKKMIFMGSEFGQWNEWNPRQELDWCLLQFPAHDGIRALVRDLNRVLVKEEAMHKDDFSWKGFKWIDFSDYGASVISFVRTGGDGAPLFWIFNFTPVVRHHYRVASPKSGVWEEILNSDSMYYGGSNVGSIAPIETCPDAFGGEGYIELTLPPLGAVCLKYQGR; translated from the coding sequence ATGAGGGGTACTTTGAAAAGCGTTCCAGCATTTTTTGAGCCGTTCGACTTATATTTGTTCGGCGAGGGAACGCATTGGGACTTGTATCGATTCCTTGGAGCGCATCCAACAGAGATGGATGGAGAACAAGGATATCGATTTGCCGTGTGGGCACCTAACGCGCAGGAAGTTCACGTAGCCGGTGACTTTAACGGATGGCATTTTAGAAATCTCCCGTTGTTTCCTGTGGGTGTTTCTGGTGTGTGGGCTGCATTTATCAGCGGTGTCGAAAAAGGACAGTACTATAAATACAGTATTGTAGGAAAAGATGGTCGGGACGTATATAAAGTCGATCCGCTTGCGTTTCATTGTGAGTTGCGTCCCGGAGTTGCGTCCTGCACATGGGATTTAGATAACCACACATGGGAAGATGATACATGGATGGAAAATCGCCGTCAGCAAGGGCCTCCGCTCGATAAGCCAATCTCAATTTATGAAGTACACCTTGGCTCATGGTGCCGTGATCATGATCCAGAAGGAAACGGGTTTCTGCGATACGGCAAAATAGCTGAGCTACTCATAGATTATGTAACTGATATGGGCTTCACGCATGTAGAGCTACTTCCCGTTGCAGAGCATCCTCTCGACGAATCTTGGGGCTATCAAACCAGTAACTATTTTGCACCTACATCCCGTTTTGGAACTCCAGAAGAATTTAAAGGCTTCGTAGATGCCTTACATAACGCAGGCATAGGAGTGTATCTAGATTGGGTTCCAGCGCATTTTCCTAAAGATGACTGGTGCCTCGGTAGATTCGATGGCAGCGCCTTGTATGAGCATCTTGACCCGCAGTTGGGTGAGCATCCAGACTGGGGAACGTACATATTTAATTATGGTCGACATGAGGTGCGTAATTTTCTTTTCGCAAACGCGCTGTATTGGCTGCGCGAGTTTCACATAGATGGTTTACGCATAGATGCAGTCGCCTCCATGTTGTATCTCGACTATTCCCGATGCCAAGGAGAATGGTGCCCGAACAAATATGGTGGGCGCGAAAATCTAGATGCCGTTGATTTCCTACGTGAACTTAATCGCGTCGCGCACGAGCAGTTCCCCGGTGTTGCTATGATAGCAGAAGAGTCCACCTCATGGCCGGGAGTCTCACGTCCTCTCTATACCGGCGGATTAGGTTTTACCTTCAAATGGAACATGGGGTGGATGAACGACAGTCTCAACTATTTTTCAACCGATCCCGTCTATAGAAGCTACAACCACAACAGTCTTACCTTCACCATGCTCTACGCATTCAGCGAAAATTTTGTGCTCCCTCTTTCACATGACGAAGTGGTACACGGTAAAGGCACTCTCCTTAGTAAAATGACCGGTGATGTCTGGCAAAAACAAGCTAATCTCCGACTTCTTTACGCTTACATGTGGGCACATCCCGGTAAGAAAATGATCTTCATGGGAAGTGAATTCGGGCAGTGGAACGAATGGAATCCACGCCAAGAACTCGACTGGTGTTTACTTCAGTTTCCAGCACATGATGGAATACGCGCTCTAGTTCGTGACCTAAACCGAGTGCTTGTGAAAGAAGAAGCCATGCACAAAGATGACTTTAGTTGGAAGGGATTCAAGTGGATTGATTTTTCCGATTACGGGGCATCCGTTATCAGCTTTGTTCGAACAGGTGGTGATGGTGCACCGCTATTCTGGATATTCAACTTTACGCCCGTTGTACGGCATCATTATCGCGTAGCCAGTCCCAAAAGTGGTGTATGGGAAGAAATACTCAACAGCGACAGTATGTATTATGGTGGCTCCAATGTCGGAAGCATCGCGCCAATAGAAACATGTCCGGATGCTTTCGGTGGTGAGGGATACATAGAGTTAACGCTTCCGCCGCTTGGTGCTGTGTGCCTGAAGTATCAGGGTAGATAA
- the glgA gene encoding glycogen synthase GlgA — MGADVVFIASEIFPFSKTGGLGDVLGALPLALHNKGINTAVITPFYGRLGTAEYDIRLAWSDLQVGYPWAPITADVYQADYKGMPVYFIHRSEYFDRRFYYCNHKGDFFDNAERFIFFNRAAQVLMERFDTAPQIIHAHDWQAALSPAYLHYNRMNNPFWEDTRSVFTIHNLAFQGRFASRLFESCGLPPTAWSMHGVEFYGDFNFMKAGISYADKITTVSPNYSKEILTRQFGCDLHNVLMGRKDRLHGILNGADYEIWNPEDNKYLPKTYNSTNVRGKRACKSSLIDELGLDPSLKKRPMLGFIGRLREQKGVNMLIDIIPQLMEKNVGLVVLGEGNLEREATLLNYMESYPKNMCTIVDYTEELAHKIQAASDIFLMPSTYEPCGLTQLYALRFGTVPVASAVGGLHDTIMSWPHPQATGFTFENINSGAFIDSITDAIDVWENNPREFRRIVGRAMGKIFSWDSSANEYAALYKELGLRM; from the coding sequence GTGGGGGCAGACGTAGTTTTTATAGCATCGGAAATTTTTCCGTTTTCCAAGACTGGTGGTCTTGGGGATGTATTAGGTGCATTGCCTTTGGCTTTACATAATAAAGGAATTAACACAGCAGTAATAACTCCCTTCTATGGAAGACTGGGGACTGCTGAATATGATATCCGCCTCGCATGGTCAGATCTTCAGGTTGGGTACCCTTGGGCACCCATCACTGCAGATGTGTATCAAGCAGATTATAAAGGAATGCCTGTCTATTTTATTCATCGCAGTGAATATTTCGACAGGCGCTTTTATTACTGCAACCATAAGGGGGATTTCTTTGATAATGCAGAGCGGTTCATTTTTTTCAACAGGGCGGCGCAGGTTTTGATGGAGCGGTTTGATACTGCCCCTCAAATTATCCATGCGCACGACTGGCAGGCGGCGCTTTCGCCTGCCTATCTTCACTACAATCGTATGAATAATCCGTTCTGGGAAGATACTCGTTCTGTATTTACCATCCATAATCTCGCATTTCAGGGGCGTTTTGCTTCTCGCCTGTTCGAAAGTTGCGGGCTTCCACCTACCGCATGGTCTATGCATGGTGTAGAGTTCTATGGTGATTTCAATTTTATGAAAGCCGGTATTTCGTATGCGGATAAAATCACCACAGTATCACCAAACTATTCCAAAGAGATTCTGACACGCCAATTTGGCTGTGACCTGCATAATGTTTTAATGGGACGGAAAGATCGTCTACATGGCATTTTGAACGGTGCAGATTACGAAATCTGGAATCCTGAAGATAACAAGTATCTGCCCAAAACATATAACAGTACCAATGTTCGGGGTAAAAGAGCGTGCAAAAGTTCTTTAATCGATGAACTTGGTCTTGACCCTTCGCTTAAAAAACGTCCAATGCTTGGATTTATCGGACGGCTACGTGAGCAAAAGGGCGTGAATATGCTGATAGACATTATTCCTCAGCTTATGGAGAAAAATGTCGGGCTGGTTGTACTTGGTGAGGGTAACCTTGAACGGGAAGCGACGCTTCTTAACTACATGGAAAGCTATCCTAAAAATATGTGCACGATTGTGGATTACACAGAAGAACTCGCACATAAAATTCAAGCCGCTTCAGATATTTTCCTCATGCCTTCTACGTATGAACCTTGCGGGCTCACACAACTTTACGCTTTACGTTTTGGTACTGTTCCGGTTGCCAGCGCTGTGGGAGGACTGCACGACACCATTATGTCGTGGCCACATCCACAGGCTACAGGATTTACCTTTGAGAACATAAACAGCGGTGCTTTTATTGATTCCATAACTGATGCTATAGACGTGTGGGAGAATAACCCACGCGAGTTTCGTAGAATTGTCGGACGAGCGATGGGAAAGATATTCTCTTGGGACAGCTCTGCAAATGAGTATGCAGCCTTGTACAAAGAGCTTGGACTACGCATGTAA
- a CDS encoding NUDIX hydrolase, which translates to MSITHDIPCPNCSAPVTMYRNPAPTVDIVIYDPKKGIVLIERANEPHGWALPGGFIDYGETCESAAIREAKEETNLDVTLTELIGVYSDPTRDPRHHTMSVVYSAVANDVSVLTAGDDAQNACFYPLDALPHVVFDHNVIIADFANRLKRLNK; encoded by the coding sequence ATGAGTATAACTCACGATATACCGTGTCCCAACTGTTCAGCGCCTGTAACTATGTACCGGAATCCGGCACCGACTGTTGATATTGTTATCTATGATCCTAAAAAAGGTATCGTGCTGATAGAGCGCGCCAATGAACCACATGGATGGGCTTTGCCGGGTGGTTTTATTGATTACGGTGAAACTTGTGAGTCTGCTGCGATTCGTGAGGCAAAAGAAGAAACAAATCTGGATGTTACTCTAACCGAACTCATCGGTGTGTACTCTGACCCGACAAGGGACCCTAGGCATCACACAATGAGCGTTGTATATAGTGCTGTGGCAAATGATGTTTCTGTTTTAACTGCTGGTGATGATGCACAAAATGCATGCTTCTATCCTCTGGACGCCTTGCCGCACGTGGTGTTTGACCACAACGTAATTATTGCAGATTTTGCAAACCGACTTAAACGATTGAATAAGTAA
- a CDS encoding L-threonylcarbamoyladenylate synthase — MTVSTFSISEAVTALKQGEVICYPTETFYAVGCNALDPLAVESVYKVKKRSDSMPLPVLIGSIEQLSLVTEVSSELVMALAKRFWPGSLSILVTASDRISSVLTGETGRIAVRVTPHPVAQQLCLEAGVPLVSTSANMSGRPAVVAASELDSELTGNVAGVVDIEPAPAGGLASTLIEIVGPRAVSIVRNGAVSEIELRTSGLAVVPRVAGA, encoded by the coding sequence ATGACCGTATCAACATTTAGTATTTCTGAAGCAGTAACCGCCCTTAAACAGGGTGAAGTTATATGCTATCCCACCGAAACATTTTATGCTGTGGGTTGTAACGCGCTTGATCCACTTGCTGTGGAATCTGTATATAAAGTTAAGAAGCGTTCGGACTCCATGCCGTTGCCGGTTCTTATCGGTAGCATAGAACAATTGTCATTGGTAACTGAGGTCTCTTCTGAGCTTGTGATGGCACTTGCAAAACGTTTTTGGCCTGGTTCTCTCTCAATTCTGGTGACAGCGTCTGATCGTATTTCTTCAGTTCTTACCGGTGAAACCGGCAGGATTGCAGTGCGAGTTACACCACACCCTGTGGCACAACAGTTGTGTCTTGAAGCAGGTGTGCCGCTTGTTTCTACTAGCGCCAACATGAGTGGACGTCCGGCTGTAGTCGCAGCATCTGAACTTGATTCAGAACTTACAGGCAATGTAGCCGGCGTTGTGGATATTGAACCGGCTCCGGCTGGCGGGTTGGCATCAACACTCATTGAAATTGTTGGCCCTCGTGCTGTAAGCATTGTGCGTAATGGTGCTGTATCGGAGATTGAATTGCGTACGTCTGGGCTTGCGGTAGTGCCGCGAGTTGCTGGCGCGTAA
- a CDS encoding 23S rRNA (pseudouridine(1915)-N(3))-methyltransferase RlmH codes for MIQLKIIAVGKIKERFWADAAEHYITRLKRSYKFQEITVKDGNAKMKPLERNNDEGKRILAALAPTDIPICMDEHGKTYTSVKFSQMLERIGMDNNRTPTLIVGGAFGLSQDVLKKCQYKISLSPMTFTHEMARVILFEQLYRADAILRGSPYHHVELK; via the coding sequence ATGATTCAGCTTAAAATTATCGCCGTCGGCAAAATAAAAGAACGCTTCTGGGCAGATGCAGCAGAACACTACATTACCCGCTTAAAGCGTAGTTATAAATTTCAAGAAATCACCGTTAAAGACGGTAACGCCAAAATGAAGCCGCTCGAACGTAATAACGACGAAGGCAAACGAATTCTTGCTGCCCTAGCTCCAACAGATATACCTATCTGTATGGATGAGCACGGAAAAACATACACCTCAGTAAAATTTTCTCAAATGCTCGAGCGAATAGGTATGGACAACAACCGAACCCCGACACTCATTGTTGGCGGAGCGTTTGGATTGTCGCAAGATGTACTGAAAAAATGCCAGTACAAAATCAGCCTGTCACCCATGACATTTACTCACGAGATGGCGCGCGTCATTCTATTTGAACAACTCTACCGTGCCGATGCTATCCTGCGCGGTAGTCCGTACCATCACGTTGAACTAAAATAA
- a CDS encoding 16S rRNA (guanine(527)-N(7))-methyltransferase RsmG, with product MKNDSLTITDVASLLKRAGFTPSETELEALTGYLTLVMKWNKVMNLVGPYSWQDALTILIIDSLYLNQFLRSLSLPSTPVTWDFGAGAGLPGIPLRALWQDGEYYLVDVREKRAMFMEQTVKRLQIPNTNVYKGRVENFMEEHEPADLMLSRAFMPWKKLLELVGPNIKPQGRIVVLALEPVPTDLTEGWSVEKEISYKVGKDTRYFWSLIKA from the coding sequence ATGAAAAATGATTCGCTAACTATTACTGATGTAGCCAGCCTACTGAAACGAGCAGGTTTTACCCCCTCAGAGACTGAACTCGAAGCACTCACAGGGTACCTTACCCTTGTCATGAAATGGAACAAGGTAATGAACCTTGTGGGACCATACTCATGGCAGGATGCCCTTACTATCCTTATTATCGATAGCTTGTATCTTAACCAATTTTTGCGTTCGTTGTCACTTCCATCAACACCAGTTACATGGGATTTTGGAGCAGGTGCCGGACTCCCGGGTATTCCGCTTCGCGCTCTGTGGCAAGATGGTGAATACTATCTCGTAGATGTGCGTGAAAAGCGCGCCATGTTTATGGAGCAAACAGTTAAACGACTGCAAATTCCTAACACGAATGTCTACAAGGGACGCGTGGAGAATTTCATGGAAGAACATGAACCCGCTGACCTTATGCTTAGCCGTGCGTTCATGCCGTGGAAAAAACTTCTGGAGCTGGTTGGTCCCAACATCAAGCCGCAAGGTCGCATTGTTGTCCTTGCTCTCGAGCCGGTTCCAACAGATCTGACCGAAGGCTGGAGTGTCGAAAAAGAAATTTCCTACAAAGTGGGTAAGGACACTCGATACTTCTGGTCGCTTATTAAAGCTTAG
- a CDS encoding ACP S-malonyltransferase, translated as MTMDTDIAVLFPGQGSQEPNMGRDVAEANADIMSLWKKAEKISGIDLRGIYWDGDEAAMADTRNLQPALTLVNLGLWIEACGSLTPSCMAGHSLGEFSALAASEALSVDAVLEAVSLRGRLMAEADPNGSGAMAAAMKMKLEAVEAVVADVAESTGEMIRIANYNTPGQFVLSGTKNAIAEAGVKIKEQKGRAIPLKVSGAFHSPLMADAAKELSGYFAKLSWNNPKYPIYCNVTGKPATKSTDLEEIMPQQMTSSVFWIDTINNQFNTGIRQFVEIGPKGVLCKMLGQILKPVADSSEWESLNLGSLEAVTAFKAAK; from the coding sequence ATGACAATGGACACCGATATAGCTGTTCTCTTTCCGGGACAGGGTTCTCAGGAACCGAACATGGGGCGCGATGTTGCAGAAGCAAATGCAGACATCATGTCTTTGTGGAAAAAAGCTGAAAAAATCAGCGGTATTGACCTTCGCGGTATTTACTGGGACGGCGACGAAGCTGCCATGGCAGACACCCGCAACTTACAGCCTGCACTTACTCTGGTAAACCTTGGCTTGTGGATTGAAGCTTGTGGCTCTTTAACTCCTTCCTGCATGGCTGGTCACTCTTTGGGTGAATTCAGCGCACTTGCAGCATCCGAAGCACTTTCCGTTGATGCTGTACTTGAAGCAGTATCTCTTCGCGGTCGCCTTATGGCTGAAGCTGATCCAAACGGTAGCGGCGCTATGGCTGCTGCAATGAAAATGAAGCTCGAAGCTGTTGAGGCTGTTGTTGCTGACGTTGCAGAATCTACAGGGGAAATGATTCGCATCGCCAACTACAACACACCAGGTCAGTTCGTTCTTTCCGGCACCAAAAACGCAATTGCAGAAGCCGGTGTTAAAATTAAAGAACAGAAAGGTCGTGCGATTCCATTAAAAGTTTCCGGCGCATTCCACAGCCCACTCATGGCTGATGCTGCTAAAGAACTTTCCGGTTATTTCGCAAAGCTTTCTTGGAACAACCCGAAATACCCTATCTACTGTAACGTAACAGGCAAGCCTGCTACCAAGTCCACTGATCTCGAAGAGATTATGCCACAGCAGATGACATCTTCGGTATTTTGGATTGATACCATCAACAACCAGTTCAACACCGGCATTCGTCAGTTTGTTGAAATTGGCCCTAAAGGTGTCCTTTGCAAAATGCTCGGACAGATTTTAAAACCAGTTGCAGACTCTTCCGAATGGGAAAGCCTGAATCTGGGCAGCCTTGAAGCTGTAACGGCTTTCAAAGCAGCAAAATAG
- the argS gene encoding arginine--tRNA ligase produces MRAKNHLYTALHAIVADLDLEWPTRTTIEPPKDKKFGDMAANIAMVLAKPAKRNPRELAALIAEKLIEDPMIDNVEIAGPGFLNIKFSVEFWRNTIAIIEDRGESFGAIDQGKGKKVQVEYVSANPTGPLHIGHGRGAAVGDSLARLLRFAGYDVHTEYYINDAGRQMRILGQSVLFRARQLEGENLPDPEDFYRGEYIKDIAAEVLELHPGLLKKDDALDICREYALNQILDGIKKDLGEFRVEHQNWFSERSLVTAGAVEKTFNRLKEAGLAFEQDGALWFRTTEFGDDKDRVLRKSDGSLTYFASDIAYHDNKYDRGFELNVDIWGADHHGYVPRMRAAVEALGKPKESFDVILIQLVNLLRNGEQVAMSTRAGQFDTLEEVVKDVGCDAARFMFLSRKSDSHLDFDLELVKQKSMENPVYYVQYANARICSVLRKAAERGIAIPEKATSDILSAIKEDSELDLIKLLDQFEDVVDSAARQLAPHQISFYVQELASALHSFYANNPILNAKDENTIAARLCLLKSVSKVIRNGLNLVGVEAPESM; encoded by the coding sequence ATGCGCGCTAAGAATCATTTATACACAGCCCTGCACGCAATTGTGGCTGACCTTGATCTTGAATGGCCAACCAGAACAACCATCGAACCTCCAAAAGATAAAAAGTTCGGTGACATGGCGGCAAACATTGCCATGGTTCTGGCTAAACCTGCAAAACGTAACCCGCGCGAACTTGCTGCCCTCATCGCTGAAAAACTCATTGAAGATCCAATGATTGACAACGTTGAGATTGCAGGCCCGGGCTTCTTGAACATTAAGTTCTCCGTTGAATTCTGGAGAAACACCATTGCAATTATCGAAGATCGCGGCGAAAGCTTCGGTGCTATCGATCAGGGCAAAGGCAAAAAAGTTCAGGTTGAATACGTTTCTGCTAACCCGACCGGCCCACTGCACATTGGTCATGGTCGCGGCGCTGCCGTTGGCGACAGCCTTGCTCGTCTTCTGCGCTTTGCCGGATACGACGTACACACCGAGTACTACATCAACGACGCAGGTCGTCAGATGCGTATTCTTGGTCAGTCTGTTCTCTTCCGTGCACGTCAGCTTGAAGGTGAAAACCTTCCTGACCCTGAAGATTTTTACCGTGGCGAATACATTAAAGACATCGCAGCAGAAGTTCTGGAATTACATCCTGGCCTTCTCAAAAAAGACGATGCTCTTGATATCTGCCGCGAATACGCTCTTAACCAGATCCTCGACGGCATCAAGAAAGACCTTGGTGAATTCCGTGTAGAGCATCAGAACTGGTTCTCTGAGCGTTCCCTCGTTACCGCAGGCGCTGTTGAAAAAACATTCAACCGTCTTAAAGAAGCTGGCCTTGCTTTCGAGCAGGACGGTGCTCTCTGGTTCCGTACCACTGAGTTTGGTGACGACAAAGACCGCGTACTTCGCAAGTCCGACGGTTCCCTTACTTACTTTGCTTCCGACATCGCTTACCACGACAACAAATATGACCGTGGTTTTGAGCTTAACGTAGACATCTGGGGTGCAGACCACCACGGCTATGTTCCACGTATGCGCGCTGCGGTAGAAGCATTAGGTAAGCCAAAAGAGAGCTTTGACGTAATCCTTATTCAGCTTGTTAACTTGCTCCGCAACGGTGAACAGGTCGCTATGTCCACCCGTGCCGGTCAGTTCGACACACTTGAAGAAGTTGTTAAAGACGTTGGTTGTGATGCGGCTCGCTTCATGTTCCTTTCACGCAAAAGTGATAGTCATCTCGACTTTGACCTTGAGCTTGTGAAACAGAAATCCATGGAGAACCCTGTGTACTATGTTCAGTATGCAAATGCCCGTATCTGTTCTGTTCTGCGAAAAGCTGCTGAACGCGGCATTGCAATCCCTGAAAAAGCAACCTCTGATATTCTTTCTGCAATAAAAGAAGACAGTGAACTTGACTTGATCAAACTTCTCGATCAATTTGAAGATGTTGTTGATTCAGCAGCACGTCAGCTTGCTCCGCACCAGATTAGTTTCTACGTGCAGGAACTCGCAAGTGCATTGCACAGCTTCTACGCTAACAACCCAATCCTTAATGCTAAGGATGAAAACACCATTGCAGCACGCCTTTGCCTGCTCAAGAGTGTTTCCAAGGTTATCCGTAACGGACTTAACCTGGTGGGTGTCGAAGCACCTGAATCTATGTAA
- a CDS encoding SPOR domain-containing protein, whose amino-acid sequence MGFAPTTSKDKDTGKKIFTFSLRLPELTGLSVIILVGFIWVFIFGLLVGRGYQPEEALPELKHLMPSQQQVAEVNPMPVEQNIGANSSSQSNKTSNKPNLNRTQGKTVTEQQKASVIEPEQLNFFEQLKAKETSNSPATASKPKKAHVVAKRPAPASSVTQKVVQKPKVVAASTSSVQKKQAVLEKNAAMFEYIYQVAASTNKQAASKLRTTMSAKGFTTSLATAVINTKKWYRVNVHFVGSPADLSSFKSRLAVAGYSKPLLRKKKQR is encoded by the coding sequence ATGGGCTTCGCACCGACTACATCAAAAGATAAAGACACAGGGAAAAAGATTTTCACTTTTTCCCTGCGTCTTCCTGAACTCACTGGCCTGTCTGTTATCATTCTTGTCGGATTTATCTGGGTCTTTATCTTTGGCCTGCTTGTAGGTCGAGGATACCAGCCGGAAGAAGCACTTCCTGAACTGAAGCATCTTATGCCTTCACAACAGCAAGTTGCAGAAGTTAATCCTATGCCTGTTGAACAGAACATAGGTGCAAACTCTTCTTCGCAATCCAATAAGACATCCAACAAACCCAATCTTAACCGTACACAGGGTAAAACAGTTACAGAGCAGCAGAAAGCCAGCGTAATTGAACCTGAACAGTTAAACTTTTTTGAGCAGTTAAAGGCCAAAGAAACGTCCAACAGCCCTGCCACTGCAAGCAAGCCTAAAAAAGCACACGTTGTAGCAAAGCGCCCCGCGCCTGCATCTTCTGTTACCCAAAAGGTTGTACAAAAGCCTAAAGTGGTTGCAGCATCCACCTCATCTGTACAAAAAAAACAAGCCGTACTTGAAAAAAATGCAGCTATGTTTGAGTACATTTATCAGGTTGCAGCTTCTACCAACAAACAGGCAGCTTCTAAGCTACGCACCACCATGTCTGCTAAAGGTTTTACCACCTCATTAGCAACTGCCGTGATTAACACGAAAAAATGGTATCGCGTAAACGTACACTTTGTAGGTTCTCCTGCTGACCTTTCAAGCTTCAAAAGTCGCCTTGCAGTCGCAGGTTACAGCAAGCCTCTGTTAAGAAAGAAAAAGCAACGTTAA